Proteins encoded within one genomic window of Nilaparvata lugens isolate BPH chromosome 11, ASM1435652v1, whole genome shotgun sequence:
- the LOC111048011 gene encoding uncharacterized protein LOC111048011, producing the protein MRSPVKALSTLLVCSVWMISLSSALPRPTRVSSEEDLIITPTPTHTPPSARPLQQTGLAVVGVQEGRGGRSIISDVFDSLPIFPMKVPDLFTGVFGLVNQYFAPTNGRSAGVRRRRKKKMPVLTTTEEPRRQMTHDEYHSLFQQFLRKKDEWDLLLHNKKKKKKGKKKYDDILGKIVGHLAMAELEC; encoded by the exons GCACTCTCCACACTACTAGTATGTAGCGTTTGGATGATAAGTCTCAGCTCAGCTCTGCCCAGGCCGACAAGGGTGTCATCCGAAGAGGACCTCATTatcacccccacccccacccACACACCCCCTTCAGCAAGGCCGCTCCAACAGAC TGGCCTAGCGGTAGTCGGTGTGCAAGAAGGTCGCGGAGGAAGATCGATTATCAGCGATGTATTCGACTCGCTACCGATTTTCCCCATGAAAGTGCCCGACCTCTTCACCGGCGTGTTCGGATTGGTCAACCAGTACTTCGCGCCGACCAATGGCAGATCAGCAGGCGTCAGGCGccggaggaagaagaagatgcccGTTCTGACAACCACCGAGGAACCGCGACGCCAAATGACTCACGACGAATACCACTCACTCTTCCAGCAATTCCTCAGGAAGAAGGACGAATGGGATTTGCTTTTGcacaacaagaagaagaagaagaagggcaAGAAGAAGTACGACGATATTCTGGGCAAGATTGTTGGACATTTGGCTATGGCTGAGTTGGAATGTTAG
- the LOC111048010 gene encoding uncharacterized protein LOC111048010, whose product MAVYKFQACLFAILVYLCGAESIFRIIYPSPWAPMVSNSITYRSEDPTNLDNMQVAQFHSQDAAGRYVFGFNTPDQVRVEARSRDGKVRGSYSYVDPLGRTVKMEYWDNGNGFHMAASPKSEFNPYTPEVQAARDLHFRLYKQAAQAAAHIQADTLSDAFKGHDDRDSMNFNNFDDGKYQSSLAHDDGKYHGSPADDGKYQSSLEDEGKYHSSLEDEGKYHSSMEGDGKYHGNGEEEGKYHSSYEHTESADGQYLSVPSRNPHDDNEQYPYVYNESPTSPTKHSEMTSDGGYKYEGGDGGKYYDTPSEMPDNDDRDSVVVNSAEYQDSLSRSGKSSVRASTKSGTGEQSENSESPKDQQQVPVQVVPEVTATLVESSVGDNGFFYQFQHPVIPQLQPYTALNSPPESLHASIHGAIPIDAVHDSQVSPAQISQVQNHQLKPLFMIMPSKIPVVV is encoded by the exons TTTGCCATACTGGTGTATTTGTGTGGAGCCGAATCCATCTTCAGGATCATCTACCCGAGTCCTTGGGCTCCGATGGTATCAAACTCCATCACATATCGAAGTGAGGACCCAACTAACTTGGATAACATGCAAGTTGCACAGTTCCACTCCCAG GATGCTGCTGGTCGATATGTATTTGGTTTCAATACACCAGATCAAGTGAGAGTCGAAGCACGAAGTCGAGATGGTAAAGTGAGAGGCTCCTATTCTTATGTCGACCCATTGGGACGTACTGTCAAG ATGGAATACTGGGACAATGGGAACGGATTCCACATGGCAGCCAGCCCAAAGAGCGAGTTCAACCCGTACACACCAGAGGTGCAGGCTGCCAGAGATCTGCACTTCCGCCTCTACAAGCAGGCCGCCCAGGCAGCTGCCCACATTCAGGCCGACACCTTATCTGATGCCTTCAAGGGACACGATGACAG AGACTCCATGAACTTCAACAACTTCGATGATGGTAAATACCAGAGCAGCCTAGCTCATGACGATGGAAAGTACCATGGCAGTCCCGCTGATGACGGTAAATACCAGAGCAGCCTTGAAGATGAGGGCAAATACCACAGTAGTCTTGAAGACGAAGGCAAGTACCATAGCAGCATGGAAGGTGATGGTAAATACCATGGCAATGGTGAGGAAGAAGGCAAGTACCATAGTAGCTATGAACACACAGAGAGCGCAGATGGACAATACTTATCGGTTCCTTCAAGGAATCCTCATGATGATAACGAACAGTATCCGTATGTTTACAATGAATCACCAACTTCACCAACAAAACATTCAGAGATGACTTCTGATGGTGGATACAAGTATGAAGGTGGAGATGGTGGAAAGTACTATGATACGCCAAGTGAGATGCCTGATAATGACGACAGGGACTCTGTGGTGGTGAACAGTGCAGAGTACCAGGACAGTTTGAGTAGATCTGGGAAAAGTTCAGTACGAGCTTCAACAAAAAGTGGAACCGGAGAACAAAGTGAGAACTCTGAATCGCCCAAAGATCAACAACAAGTGCCGGTTCAGGTGGTGCCTGAAGTGACAGCAACCCTTGTGGAGAGCTCGGTTGGCGACAATGGCTTCTTCTACCAGTTCCAGCACCCTGTAATCCCTCAGCTGCAACCGTACACAGCTCTCAACAGCCCTCCAGAGTCTCTGCATGCTTCCATCCATGGTGCGATCCCCATCGATGCAGTGCACGACAGTCAGGTGTCACCGGCTCAGATCTCTCAAGTGCAGAACCATCAGCTCAAGCCTCTCTTCATGATCATGCCAAGTAAAATTCCTGTTGTTGTTTAG